A single genomic interval of Primulina huaijiensis isolate GDHJ02 chromosome 7, ASM1229523v2, whole genome shotgun sequence harbors:
- the LOC140980943 gene encoding calcium/calmodulin-regulated receptor-like kinase 1, whose product MKGESSGLIIGLSIGVVIGVALAIIAFFCYKYHRNRSQVGNNSSRRTATIPIRTNGADSCNILSDSSFGTESPKSTVPNGVQFWLRGLKKANVISASGILEYSYRDLQKATYNFTTLIGQGAYGPVYKAQMPAGETVAVKVLANDSKQGEKEFQTEVMLLGRLHHRNLVNLVGYCAEKNQHMLIYVYMSRGSLASHLYDEKLKPLNWEERVQIALDVARGLEYLHDGAVPPVIHRDIKSSNILLDQSIRARVADFGLSREEMVNKQASNIRGTFGYLDPEYVSTRSFTKKSDVYSYGVLLFELVAGRNPLQGLMEYVDLATMDTEGKDGWEEIVDPRLDGSFDVEELNEVAALAHKCVNRVPRRRPSMRDIVQVFSKIIKSRHTGKQHFESSTPRTDEVTINMDQLGRRSTIPEHRRVESIDSATDSVDA is encoded by the exons ATGAAAGGGGAGTCATCTGGCTTAATAATTGGGTTATCGATAGGAGTGGTTATTGGAGTAGCTTTGGCTATAATTGCATTCTTTTGTTATAAGTACCATAGGAATCGTTCACAAGTAGGGAACAACAGCTCTAGGAGGACTGCAACCATCCCAATTCGTACAAATGGGGCTGATTCTTGCAACATATTGTCGGATTCGTCGTTTGGAACTGAGTCACCAAAATCGACCGTACCGAATGGGGTGCAGTTTTGGCTGAGGGGACTTAAGAAAGCAAATGTGATTTCTGCTTCTGGGATATTGGAGTATTCTTACAG GGATTTGCAGAAAGCAACATATAATTTCACTACATTAATTGGTCAAGGGGCATATGGTCCTGTTTATAAAGCTCAGATGCCGGCTGGTGAGACTGTGGCTGTTAAAGTACTTGCCAATGATTCTAAGCAAGGGGAGAAAGAATTTCAAACAGAG GTAATGTTGTTAGGAAGGCTACATCATAGAAACCTTGTGAATTTGGTTGGATATTGTGCTGAGAAAAACCAGCATATGCTTATATATGTTTACATGAGCAGAGGAAGTTTGGCTTCTCATTTGTATG ATGAGAAATTGAAGCCATTGAATTGGGAAGAGCGGGTTCAAATAGCTCTTGATGTGGCTAGGGGTCTAGAGTATCTCCATGATGGT GCTGTTCCTCCTGTAATACACCGAGACATCAAATCATCCAATATTTTGTTGGACCAGTCTATAAGAGCCAGG GTAGCTGATTTTGGACTCTCGAGGGAAGAAATGGTTAACAAACAGGCATCAAACATTCGAGGGACTTTTGGATATCTTGATCCTGAATACGTATCTACACGGTCATTCACAAAGAAGAGCGATGTTTACAGTTACGGCGTGTTGCTATTTGAACTTGTTGCTGGAAGAAACCCTCTCCAGGGTCTTATGGAGTATGTTGATCTG GCGACTATGGATACAGAAGGGAAAGATGGGTGGGAGGAAATAGTCGATCCTCGACTCGATGGAAGTTTTGATGTGGAAGAACTTAATGAGGTTGCTGCGCTCGCCCACAAATGTGTGAATCGTGTTCCTAGGAGAAGACCATCTATGAGGGACATTGTTcaggtattctccaagattatCAAATCCAGACATACTGGTAAACAACACTTCGAATCCTCGACTCCTAGAACGGATGAAGTAACAATTAATATGGATCAGTTGGGCCGCCGGAGTACAATCCCTGAGCACAGACGAGTAGAATCTATTGACAGCGCGACTGACTCGGTCGATGCTTAA